The genomic window CTCGCATCCTCCGTCATGTCGAAGAGGATGGGGCTTCCCGCGGCAAGCTCCGCAGGGGTCTTGAAGATGGGTGACCACTCGGTGAGCACCCCGAGCGCCCGCGCCTCCTCGAGAGCGGGGGAGAGCTCCTGCTCGATCGGCTCCCATTCGGCAACCCGCGCCATCCTCCCGTGGGGAAGAGGCTCGGCGACGATCAGGAAGTCGATGTCGGAGTCGGGGCGCATCTTCCCGCGGCCCACCGACCCGAAGACGGCCAGGGCGAGGAGCCGCGGCCCGTAGGCGAGGCGGACGGCCTCCAGGAGCCGCTGCACTAGATCCTCGAAGCGGTGCGGGAAGTGGGGATCCAGGACCGTCTCCATCCTCTCGTATCCTGACACGAGCCTATCAGCTTGACGCAGACCGCCACAATCCCTAGATTTTGATCATGACCGGCACCGCCCTCACGCTCCGCGCCTTCCCCGATCTCTTCCCGGACGAGGACGCCGCGCGGGGGTGGTTTGAGCGCGCCCGCTGGCCGGACGGCCCGATCTGCCCGGTGTGCGGATGCGTCAACCGCGCCTGCTGGCTGCGGACGATCCGCCGCTGGCAATGCACCGCCTGCCACCGGCAGTTCTCAGTCACCGCTGGCACGCCGATGCACCGCACCCACTTGTCCGTCAACCACAGCCAACGGGAGTACGCCCGCACCGACTCCGCGGCCGGCCACCGCGTCCACGTCAACCGCGTTGAATCCTTCAACGGGCTCCTGGGACGCGCCGTGGTCGGCCTCTTCCATTTCGTCTCGCCCAAGCATCTCGGACGCTACGCCGGCGAAGCCGCCTTCCGTTGGAACCGCAAGGCCGACGCCTGCCTGGAGCGCATGGCGATGCTGGTCCGGGGCGGCGTTGGGCGCACGCTGCCTTACCGCTTTCTCACGGGAACCGCCTGATGGCCCGCACCAAGCCCGAGCATCCGCCCGTCCATCGGACCGACCTGCTGCCGTCGAACCTGACGGCCAGCAAAGAGGCGGCCGTGCGCGCGCTGCTTAGAGCCTACCGCCGGGGTGCGGTGCTGCTGGGCCGGGAAGAGTGGCGGCTCTTCTTCGAGACGGGCCGCTTGGAGAAGAACCACGACGTGGACAAGGTCACCTTCGCCGCCGTCATCGGCGCGGCCAACCGCGTCCAGATGGCCCGCTGGCAGGTCGTCGGGCAGCTCCAGGGCTGGATCGGCAACCGGGCCAACGAGTTCCGCGAGACGGTCAACCGGAGCACGCTGGCACCCGCCACCAAGCAGATGCTCCACGCCATCAACGGCCTGGGCGCGTGGTTCTGGCGCGGCGAGGTGGCGAGGAGAGACACGGGCGAGGTGATTCCGGTTTCCGTGCGACGGCTGGCGCGCGCCATGATGCGCCACTGCATGGCGCGGCATCGCCGCCCGGACCTCTCGCGCATCTCCATGCGCCTCGACCACCGCGCGGGGAGCATCGCCCGCCCCATCCAGGCGACGCAGCGCGGTAAGGTCGGCTGGTGGGTGAGCCTCTCCACGC from Methylacidimicrobium sp. B4 includes these protein-coding regions:
- a CDS encoding nucleotidyltransferase domain-containing protein; translated protein: METVLDPHFPHRFEDLVQRLLEAVRLAYGPRLLALAVFGSVGRGKMRPDSDIDFLIVAEPLPHGRMARVAEWEPIEQELSPALEEARALGVLTEWSPIFKTPAELAAGSPILFDMTEDARILWDPQGVLAEALLRMKERLARNGARRIWSGNAWYWELQPGHRPGEPIEI
- a CDS encoding transposase; this translates as MTGTALTLRAFPDLFPDEDAARGWFERARWPDGPICPVCGCVNRACWLRTIRRWQCTACHRQFSVTAGTPMHRTHLSVNHSQREYARTDSAAGHRVHVNRVESFNGLLGRAVVGLFHFVSPKHLGRYAGEAAFRWNRKADACLERMAMLVRGGVGRTLPYRFLTGTA